A single Mercenaria mercenaria strain notata chromosome 9, MADL_Memer_1, whole genome shotgun sequence DNA region contains:
- the LOC128559713 gene encoding zinc finger protein 862-like: MDKQLNLSNLIGISTDGAAVMTGKKSGLVQQLKQEVPTLLSTHCIAHRLALASGQAADTVPYLLKFQELVNSIYRYFDNSPKNMSRLEKKSTILEESSDFVRFKQVFHTRWLSFEVSVRPICENYSPLISVLAEDKGAKAQGLLKSISTYKFVYTSHFLADVLKQLGILCKTFQSSSIDFTSVSSCLE; encoded by the coding sequence ATGGACAAGCAACTCAATCTGAGTAACTTAATAGGAATAAGTACTGATGGTGCAGCTGTGATGACGGGAAAGAAGAGCGGGTTAGTGCAGCAACTGAAACAGGAAGTTCCCACACTCCTGAGCACTCACTGTATCGCCCATCGTCTGGCTCTTGCCAGTGGTCAGGCAGCAGACACTGTGCCGTACTTGCTAAAATTCCAGGAACTTGTAAATAGTATTTATAGATATTTTGACAATTCTCCCAAGAACATGTCCCGTCTGGAAAAGAAAAGTACAATATTGGAAGAATCCAGTGACTTTGTCCGCTTTAAGCAAGTGTTTCACACCAGGTGGCTCAGTTTTGAGGTCAGTGTTAGACCCATTTGTGAGAATTATAGTCCCCTCATTAGTGTGTTGGCTGAGGATAAGGGAGCTAAGGCTCAGGGTCTTCTGAAGAGCATATCCACATATAAGTTTGTTTACACATCACACTTTCTGGCAGATGTTTTGAAGCAATTAGGCATCTTGTGCAAGACTTTCCAATCAAGTTCTATTGATTTCACCAGTGTCTCTTCATGCTtggaatag